The region CTTGGAACACGGCGCGGACCGGCAGTGGAAGCCCAGACGCTCTATGAGGATCTGTCACCTCCCCCGGAGCCGAAGAGCGAACCGAAGCCAGAGAGCGGCCCGCGACGGGAGCCCGGCTCAGGCCGACCGACAAAACGTGAGCGACGCAAACTGGATCAGCTTAAGGGCGGTTGAAAATCGCACAGGCGCTTTCACAAGTCCGGGAACACGTGATCAACGCTTGCATCGACTTTGTAAAACCGCTAGAGCCTTTCCGGGTTTATCAGAATGCCGGTCGACCAGCTCACTCGCATGGCCCGTGCATTGTATACGGAATGATTGAAACGGGCTCCCCGTTCAACAGGAGGCATGGATGACATACGTCGTCATCGATAATTGCATTCGTTGCAAATATACAGACTGCGTGGATGTTTGCCCTGTAGACTGCTTCTACGAAGGTGAAAACATGCTCGTCATCCATCCGGACGAGTGCATTGACTGCGGCGTGTGCGAGCCGGAATGCCCGGCGGAAGCCATCAAACCGGATACCGAACCGGACCTGGACAAATGGCTGACCATCAACGCGGAATATGCGGAGAAGTGGCCAAACCTGACGGCCCGTCGCGACCCGATGCCTGAAGCCGAGAAACATGACGGCGAGGCAGGCAAGCTGGAGAAATACTTCTCCGAGAAGCCTGGTGAAGGCGACTGATTTCGCATATCGGCACCTTGGTACCGTCATTAACGAAAATGTAAGATTTTTCGGAATCCTGATGTTATTGCATAGCAGCAATGCGTCGTTGGGGTTCCGAAAAGTGTTATTTTATGATAGGATACGTGTTCAGTCGGCAATATCTGTCAATGTCGAACTCCCTCCGGGAGTTTTTTTATGTCCGCCAGCCTGAGTACAGAGACTGTATTACACGGGCGTGACATTCGACGCAAAATCCTGACATCGGCTGAAAGACACGACGGGAATACGGCAGGAAGTCCCTTATTTCTGCTGAGCGTTTATCTCGTCCAACAAAAGGGACGCGGGCGGTGACATCAACCTGACTGTCCGTCCAGATGCGCGGGAGTTATAAAGCGTATGGCAATTACGAAGAAATCATCTCAGCGGCAGGGATTCAAAACGGGCGAGTACATTGTGTACCCCGCGCATGGCGTGGGTCAGATTACGGAAATAGAAGAGCAGGAAATCGCTGGAATGGCGCTTGAGCTGTTCGTCATCTATTTCGACAAGGACAAGATGACACTGCGGGTTCCGACAGCGAAAATTGAGTCCGTCGGAATGCGGAAGCTGTCAGACGCAGCTGTTGTCAAGAAAGCACTGGAAACGGTTCGTGGGCGCGCGCGTGTCAAGCGCACCATGTGGAGCCGCCGTGCTCAGGAATATGAAGCCAAGATCAATTCCGGTGATCTGATTTCTATTTCTGAAGTGGTTCGCGACCTGTACCGTTCCGACAGCCAGCCGGAGCAGTCCTACAGCGAACGCCAGCTCTATGAAGCAGCGATTGATCGCATGGCACGCGAACTGGCAGCCGTGAACAAGGTTTCCGAAACTGAAGCCATTCAGCTTGTGGAGAAAAACCTTCAGTCCAACGCCAGCCGCAGACCTAAGGCCAGCGACGAGAATCAGGAAGAGGAAGCAGCTGCTTAGAGCGCGCTTCTGAAAAGTTGACAGACTTTTCAGATAAGAGCTTGCGGATAGTTACTGCTTCGCTTTCACTTAGAGCGTGTTGCGCCAAAGTGGGAACCGGTTTGGCGACAAACAACTCACGTCATCAAAAACATAGAGCATGCGCATGAATCTCGTTCATCGCAAAATGCTCTAAGACAAAGCCCGGCTTTCTGCCGGGCTTTTTCATATCCGGACGGCAAACCAGTTCCTTATTCGGAGACAATCTTGACCAGTTGACCGGGCTTAACCGGGTTACTGGCGCTGATGCCGTTCAGAATACGGAAGAGACGCGCGGGCTGAGCAACACCACGCATGCGACGGACAAGCGGTCGCACATTCCCGTTCCGCGGAACCTCAACCACCCGGATACGCAGAGGCTTCAGCGAGGCGGCCTCTTCCAGCGACAGGCGTCTGAAGCTCTGAACAACACTGTCCGCCGCGTTGAAAAAGCCTGCATCCGGTGTCTTGGTCGCAAAGAGGAACCGGTATGTGGCAGTCCCGATACGGATCAGAGCGATCCGGAATGCCCACTTGCCACGACGCGCATCTGCAGTAGCAACAGGCAGGCCCTCGACCTTCCGGGTTCTGATACTGGAGCGGTCCAGACCCTTGATCCAGCCTGACTGGATATAATCAGCCAATGTCTGCCTGATCGGCACATCCACACCGTCAAACCGGATGGCAGTGCCCTGCTCTGTGGTCGCAAAAACCGCACGCGGCGTGTTCTCAATCCGGCTGCCTGCGGGCAGGTCAAAACGGATCCTCAGATCCGCATGAAAGAATGTGCTGCCGCGCACATAGCCTTCCTCGGAATCATCCCCGAACAGAACGCCATCGAGAGACTTCAGGAACCGGTCATCATCACTACGGCGGGCTGCTTCAGGTCCGGAAAATGAGCGGGCGAAATTGATGGTCTCCCGAATCCGGTTTGGTGTCGACGGATGGGTCATCAGAAAGTCATCGCCATCATCCGAACGAACAGACCCTGCCCGAAAGGACGAATACCGATCCAGCGACATCAGGAAACGCGAGGCTCCGTACGGGTCAAGCCCGGCACGCGCAAGGGTTCTGATTCCGGCCTTGTCGGCTGCCAGTTCCTGTGCCTGGCTGAACCGGGCAATCTCGTTTTTGCTATTCTTGAGAATGCGCTCGCGGGTCTTGCTGTCAATCGAGACTGTTGAGAGAATTTTACTGGCCAGAAGCGTGTTTCGAACCTTGTCTTCCCGCGCGATACCATGTCGCTCTGTCACATGTGCCATTTCATGCGCGATAACGGCTCCGATCTCGGAGAGGTCATTGGAAAGAGCAAGCAGGCCACGCGTCACATAGACATAACCACCCGGCAGGGCAAAGGCATTGACGACCGGTGAATTCAGCAGGGTGATCTGATAATTCTGGGCCGGATTATCAGAGGCAGCAACCAGACGGCCTATCAGGGCCCCAAGGCTGCGCTCTACCTGGGCATTCTCATAAATTCCGCCATAGGCCGCAACAATCTTGGGGTGTTCCTGTCGCCCGATCCGGGCATCACGGCTCTGCGTCCTGTCACCCAGCGTAACCGGTCCAAAGCCACCGCTAAGCGTCTGGCATCCAGACAGAAGCGCAACAGCCAGCAGGGACAGCATGAGGCCACGCCAAAGCCGCGCAGATACGAATGCGAACTGTACAAGGCTCATTCGTCAGCGATCCTCACCCAGAAACCGAAGTTGTGCCGGGTGGGTAACATGAATAACCGTACCGTTCCAGCGACGAACCCATCCCGTAACCTTAATATAGTCACCTTCTCCGAGAAGCGAAATCTCAGCCCGTTTCAAAAATTCGGCATAGGCTCCCGGTTCAACCGTCACCGAGAAATCACGCGACCAGTCCCGGCTCGAGTTGATATATACCCTGTTGCTGCGGATGTGGGCCGAATTCACTTTCACGATAAAACTGTCAAAACGCTCGGTTTTAAGGACCTTGCGCGCATTTCGCGTGGTAATCACCATAAGCCCTGTCCGGTTATTATCTGACAAACGCGCCAGAACCTCAGCACAGGCCGAACCGGAATCAGGCATGACAAGATACGCTCCCATACGCACCAGAAGAGCCTGTAACCAGTCAGAAGAGTCCGGCAAGAATATGTCCTGTTCCTGGCGACCCGTCAGGGCAATATGGGCAATCAGGCGGCCATATCGATCCTTACCAAAGGTACGAAAGCGGATAGCTTGCCCAGGTTTCAGCAGCCCCTCAAGGCGCATATCCGCATTAACGCCCGGGCGCGGCACAACATCAGCCAGGCTCAGCACACGCCCGTCAGACAGGGTCAGCAGCCCGGCACCATCAACCGATTCCACAATCCCGTCCCCAAACGGTTCCAACCATGGCCCGCAGCGCTCAGAAGCATTGACCGAGCCTGCCGTCAAAAGTCCTATAACCAGGACAAAGCAACAACGACAAAACACAGCAGACACACACACCACCCCGACTGACAATCAATCCGAATTGCATTGAAGTAGCAGAAGAGGTGTTAACACAACTGACAATGACAAAAAAATCTGAACGCTTCCTGCTGCATCAGCTGATATTCTATGCTATGCGACGCACAGTCGGCCCCGTAGCTCAGCAGGATAGAGCAACTGCCTCCTAAGCAGTAGGTCACACGTTCGAATCGTGTCGGGGTCGCCACTCAGCCCACAACATTCCACAGTGTCGTCCCCAGCAGATTCAGAGCCAGTATGGTCAGGAGAGCCTTGAAAACTCTTTGGAAAAGCTCCGGGCTCAGGCCTTTCAGAATATGCGTACCCAGACGCGTGCCGAGATAACCGGAACCGATCATCAGAACAATCAGACCCAGCCAGTCGGCGAAGGCAAAGCCAAGAAAACCGAAGACCAGAATCTTGATCAGGTGCTGGATGCTCATGCAGGCAGCATGGTTGGCGACAATTTCAAAGCGTTCTGAGAACCGTGACGACAGGCTGGCCGCAACAAAGGGCCCCGTCACTCCTACAAACATGGTGAGGATGGTCGACAGAGCCGCCATCATGGAGACAGACAGGGTCGAATCCGCATCCATCCGAAGTTTTGGCCCCCAGGTCACTAAAAGGATGAATATCCCGACGAGTCCCTTCAGGAGAGTTGCTGGCAGCTCCACTGCAATCTGCCCCCCGATGAGGCCACCCACAACACTTCCAACAAGAAACCAGACAATGGTGGCCCGGTGAAGAAAGGCCCGCTGGATGATCATCCGGGACAGATTGGACCCAAGCTGGACAACACCATGCACCGGTATCAGGGCCGGACCAGGCATAGTGCTGGCCATCACGGCCAGAAGCACCATCCCGCCACCGATGCCAAGAGCCGCCGTCAATGCTGAGGTCATAAAGCTGACACCGATCAGCAGCAGGCTGAGCCAGAGGCCAAGATCATCAGGCAGAACAGTGAACAGAAATGCTGCCGGTTCCATCAGGATGATACAGGCATCGCAGTCTCAGCCAGGCGCGCCCAATAGGAAGAGCCAAACGGGATCGCTTCATCATTGAAATCATATTCCGGATGGTGAAGCCCTTCACTGTCGCCATTGCCCACAAAGATGAACGCTCCCGGGCGCGCTTCCAGCATATAGGAGAAATCCTCCGCTCCCATCACCGGATCAATGTCAGTGGAGACATTCGGCACACCTGCAACAGAACGGGCAACAGAGGCTGCAAAATCAGTCTGTTTGTCATGGTTGCGGGTCACTGGATAACCCTTCTCGTAGATCAGTTTCGGCTTTGCTCCATGCGCTGCACAGATACCATCGATCACAGTCCTGATCCGTTGTTCGAGGTCAATGCGGACCTCAGGTGTCAGGGACCGAACAGACCCCACCAGCTCAACCGTATGAGGGATAACATTGTCTGCATCCCCACCATGGAACTGGGTAATGGAGATAACGGCTGAATCGAGCGGGTCAGTTGTCCGGCTGACAATGGTTTGCAGGGCTGTTACGACCTGACTGCCAACCACAATCGGGTCAAGACAATCCTGCGGTCGTGCCGCATGACCACCCACACCTTCAATCGTGAGGTAGAATGTATCGACCGCCGCCATAATCGGCCCCGGCCGCAGAACAAACTCCCCAACCGGAAGGCCGGGCATATTGTGCATGCCATAGACTTCCTGAATACCGAAGCGGTCCATCATGCCATCATCCACCATGGCCTTGCCGCCAGCACCACCCTCTTCCGCCGGCTGGAAAATCACCACGGCGGTTCCGTCAAAATTGCGCGTCTCAGCCAGATAACGCGCCGCACCAAGCAGCATGGCCGTATGCCCGTCATGGCCACAGGCATGCATCTTGCCCGGGACTGTTGACTTGTAGGGATGGTCAATAACCTCTTCTATCGGCAGGGCATCCATATCCGCCCGCATGCCAACAACACGGCCTGATTCCGAAGAGCGCCCGCGGATCACACCGACAACACCCGTTCGGCCAACCCCGGTCACCACCTCATCAACACCGAATGACTGGAGCAGGCTCGCCACTTTCCCGGCTGTCCGATGCACATCGAACTGCAATTCCGGATTGGCATGAATATCATGGCGCCAGGCTTTGATATCGGCATGAAAATCGGCAAGGCGGTTGATAACAGGCATAGCTGAACTCCAACGGTGCCTCCGCCCTATGGACGAGGCTATTGCAATCTATGCGCACAAGCTAGGGTCAGACAGTCCGCTTCTCAAGACAAATCTCACAATATCCAGTCACCGGTCACCAGGCACTCGTTACCATTTCAACAACGTGATGCCATTCCCTTTGCGTTCACCCGCCGACTTCTCTAATACTGCAGAAGATCTTTGGTTAAGAGGGCGTCTGCCGTCCAAAAGGCATGTGAGGCAACAGAAATGACAGGTCGGTCTGTGCGGTCCATCTGGCTTGGCGCAACTCTGGCGCTTGCAGCACTGGTTACCCAGTCCGTTTCGGCTCTGGCTGGCCCCTATGTTGTGGTGAACACCAGAACCGGCGCGGTGATTGATTCATCTGACGCGAACAAGCCCTGGTTTCCCGCCTCTCTGACCAAGCTGATGACCGCTTACGTCACATTTGAGGCGATCAAGTCAGGCAAGCTGACCCTCAATTCCCCGGTCCGCGTCTCAAAACGCGCGCTGGCAGAACCTCCCAGCAAGATGGGCTTCAAGGTCGGCACCGTGATGACGGTCGACAATGCACTGAAAATGGTCATCGTCAAATCTGCCAATGACATTGCGGTGGCTCTCGGAGAAACCGTCTCAGGCAGCCATGACGCCTTTGTCCGGGACATGAACCGCGCCGCAAAGGCTCTGGGGATGACCCGCACCCGGTTTGCCAACCCGAACGGCCTGCCGGACCAGCGCATGCGCACAACCGCCCGGGACATGGCGCTTCTGGGTGTTGCTATCCGTCGCAACTACCCGAACCACGCACATTACTTTCGCATTCCAGCCATCCGGGCCGGAAAGCGCGTTCTCAGGTCACACAACAAGCTTCTTGAGCATTTCCGCGGCACCAATGGCATGAAGACCGGCTTCATTTGCGCATCAGGTTTTAACATTGTTGCAAGCGCAAGACGCGGCAACACGGAACTGATGGCCGTAGTGCTCGGCTCTCTTACGGCAAAAGACCGGGCCGAGATGACAGCCAACCTGCTCTATCATGGATTCAAGGGGCGCGGTCTCGATAACAAGCGAACAGCAACCTCGTCGCTGGCGCGTCTCAGCCCGGGTTTTAGTGCAGGCCCGGCACCTGTGAACATGCGGCAGGAAGTCTGCAACAGAAAACGCAAACCCAAGCCGAGCGCAAAGAAACAGGGTAATGGGGATTCTGTCGCCGGAACCACTCTGGTTGCCACCCAGGTCAGCTATCTGGGCCCAAGGGTCCGCATCATGAAGCCGGTAAGGGTTCGTACCGGCCTGCCCGCCGGACAGACAACAACCCGCAAGGCACCACGCCGCGTGCCTGTGCCACTGCCAAGACCTCATGGTGCAATCCCGGCCGCGGCCAAATCACCGGCACCCCAGGCGAGCAGTCAGACAAGCAGTCAGGCAAGCGGACAGGTCACGCCGCGCGTCCCTCTTCCCAAACGACGCCCGGCTGCAGGATAATCAGCGACCAAATCAGCGCTTGTACAGCCTCAATGGATGACACAGGACCATGACGCGTATCGTTCCAATCAGTATTCTGACCGGTTTTCTCGGCGCGGGAAAAACCAGCCTGCTGAACCGCCTTCTGGCTGACCCGGCCCTGTCTGACGCCGCCGTCATCATCAATGAGTTTGGCGATGTGGGTCTGGACCACCTGCTTGTGGAAGCAACAACAGACGGCATCATTGAACTGTCGTCAGGCTGCCTGTGCTGTACCGTGCGCGGCGATTTGATTGACACGCTTGAGAATTTTCTCGACAGGCTGTCCACAGGCCAGCTCAAGAGCCTGAGCCGGATTGTCATTGAGACAACAGGTCTGGCAGATCCCGTACCTGTCCTGCAGGCGGTTCTGGCCCATCCCCTGTTTCAGGGACGTTACCGCGTCGATCAGGTCATCACACTTGTGGATGCCATTAACGGCGAACAGACCCTGGCCCAGCACGAGGAAGCCAGGAGGCAGGCTTCCGTTGCCGATACACTTGTTCTGACAAAGACTGACCTGCCGGATGCTATTGAAAAAGTGGGAAAACTGTTCTCGAACCTGAAAGCACTCAACCCGTCAGCCCGCATTCTGGACAATCAGAAAGACCAGCCGGATGCATCCGTTCTGTTTTCGGGCGATCCGTTTGACCCAGACACCAAGGCACCGAATGTCAGGCAATGGCTCAACACTGACGGCTTCCATGAGCACGATCACAGCCATCATGATCATGGTCATGATCATGATCATGGGCACTCTCACCACCACCATCATCACGACACCAATCGACACGGGGACAGCATTCGCTCTTTCGCAATTGAGAAAGATGTCACAATGTCCGGCGCAGCCCTGGAGATGGCTGTTAATCTGCTGGCCTCGGCCCATGGCCCCAAACTGCTGCGGATGAAGGGCATCGTGCCTGTTTCAGACCATCCGGATAAGCCTGTCGTCCTGCATGGGGTCCAGAACGTCTTCCACCCGCCGCGCATTCTGGATAAATGGCCCGACGATGACCGGCGGCTAAAGCTTGTCTTCATTGTTGACGGGCTTGACGAGGCTTTTGTCCGGGAATTGTTTGACGCGTTCAGCGATACTGTTCAGATAGACAGACCAGATGCCCAGGCTCTGACAGACAACCCTCTTGCGGTGCCCGGGAAGACCTTCTGAACCGGGCCGCAGGTTCAGCCTTTGGCCAGGCGATAGTCTGTTACCGTGTCATCCACACAAATCTGACCCAGAAAATCATGCCCGGCTTCATTACAGAAATGCGGGATGTCGATGGCCGCCATCGGGTCTGTTGCGAGCACTGACAGCACCTGGCCGGCCTCAATTTCTTTCAAGGCTTTCCGTGCTTTAAGCACAGGCAGGGGACACTGGACACCACGCGTATCCAGGACCCTGGCAACTGGTCTTTCCGCAAAGTCATCTGTCTCTTTGCTCATAAGGCTCTTACTTTCGGTAAACTCACTGCTCTGTTGGCGCTGACTTGCCTAAGTGCTACTCTTTCACCAAGTAACAAAGGTCAGGCCCTTGAACAAGGTCGACCAGAAGATGGATCGGGGAGGATCTATGGGTTTGCTTGCACGATTGAAGAGCGAATATGCTTATCTCAGTGGCGCTATTCGGACACTCCGGCGGGTTACACCGATAGCGAAGGCAAGAAACCGGACACTTCCTGATGTGATGGATGAACTGGCGGAACGGTTTGGAGATCGCACGGCCCTTATCTCCGATCTGGAGACGTTCAGCTTCAAAGACTACAATGGCCGCGCCAACCAATATGCCAGATGGGCCCGCATCAACGGTATCGAGAAAGGCGATGTTGTCGCCCTGATGATGCCA is a window of Coralliovum pocilloporae DNA encoding:
- a CDS encoding CarD family transcriptional regulator, which codes for MAITKKSSQRQGFKTGEYIVYPAHGVGQITEIEEQEIAGMALELFVIYFDKDKMTLRVPTAKIESVGMRKLSDAAVVKKALETVRGRARVKRTMWSRRAQEYEAKINSGDLISISEVVRDLYRSDSQPEQSYSERQLYEAAIDRMARELAAVNKVSETEAIQLVEKNLQSNASRRPKASDENQEEEAAA
- a CDS encoding M48 family metalloprotease; this translates as MSLVQFAFVSARLWRGLMLSLLAVALLSGCQTLSGGFGPVTLGDRTQSRDARIGRQEHPKIVAAYGGIYENAQVERSLGALIGRLVAASDNPAQNYQITLLNSPVVNAFALPGGYVYVTRGLLALSNDLSEIGAVIAHEMAHVTERHGIAREDKVRNTLLASKILSTVSIDSKTRERILKNSKNEIARFSQAQELAADKAGIRTLARAGLDPYGASRFLMSLDRYSSFRAGSVRSDDGDDFLMTHPSTPNRIRETINFARSFSGPEAARRSDDDRFLKSLDGVLFGDDSEEGYVRGSTFFHADLRIRFDLPAGSRIENTPRAVFATTEQGTAIRFDGVDVPIRQTLADYIQSGWIKGLDRSSIRTRKVEGLPVATADARRGKWAFRIALIRIGTATYRFLFATKTPDAGFFNAADSVVQSFRRLSLEEAASLKPLRIRVVEVPRNGNVRPLVRRMRGVAQPARLFRILNGISASNPVKPGQLVKIVSE
- a CDS encoding sulfite exporter TauE/SafE family protein translates to MEPAAFLFTVLPDDLGLWLSLLLIGVSFMTSALTAALGIGGGMVLLAVMASTMPGPALIPVHGVVQLGSNLSRMIIQRAFLHRATIVWFLVGSVVGGLIGGQIAVELPATLLKGLVGIFILLVTWGPKLRMDADSTLSVSMMAALSTILTMFVGVTGPFVAASLSSRFSERFEIVANHAACMSIQHLIKILVFGFLGFAFADWLGLIVLMIGSGYLGTRLGTHILKGLSPELFQRVFKALLTILALNLLGTTLWNVVG
- a CDS encoding D-alanyl-D-alanine carboxypeptidase family protein translates to MTGRSVRSIWLGATLALAALVTQSVSALAGPYVVVNTRTGAVIDSSDANKPWFPASLTKLMTAYVTFEAIKSGKLTLNSPVRVSKRALAEPPSKMGFKVGTVMTVDNALKMVIVKSANDIAVALGETVSGSHDAFVRDMNRAAKALGMTRTRFANPNGLPDQRMRTTARDMALLGVAIRRNYPNHAHYFRIPAIRAGKRVLRSHNKLLEHFRGTNGMKTGFICASGFNIVASARRGNTELMAVVLGSLTAKDRAEMTANLLYHGFKGRGLDNKRTATSSLARLSPGFSAGPAPVNMRQEVCNRKRKPKPSAKKQGNGDSVAGTTLVATQVSYLGPRVRIMKPVRVRTGLPAGQTTTRKAPRRVPVPLPRPHGAIPAAAKSPAPQASSQTSSQASGQVTPRVPLPKRRPAAG
- a CDS encoding M20 aminoacylase family protein, which codes for MPVINRLADFHADIKAWRHDIHANPELQFDVHRTAGKVASLLQSFGVDEVVTGVGRTGVVGVIRGRSSESGRVVGMRADMDALPIEEVIDHPYKSTVPGKMHACGHDGHTAMLLGAARYLAETRNFDGTAVVIFQPAEEGGAGGKAMVDDGMMDRFGIQEVYGMHNMPGLPVGEFVLRPGPIMAAVDTFYLTIEGVGGHAARPQDCLDPIVVGSQVVTALQTIVSRTTDPLDSAVISITQFHGGDADNVIPHTVELVGSVRSLTPEVRIDLEQRIRTVIDGICAAHGAKPKLIYEKGYPVTRNHDKQTDFAASVARSVAGVPNVSTDIDPVMGAEDFSYMLEARPGAFIFVGNGDSEGLHHPEYDFNDEAIPFGSSYWARLAETAMPVSS
- a CDS encoding CobW family GTP-binding protein, yielding MTRIVPISILTGFLGAGKTSLLNRLLADPALSDAAVIINEFGDVGLDHLLVEATTDGIIELSSGCLCCTVRGDLIDTLENFLDRLSTGQLKSLSRIVIETTGLADPVPVLQAVLAHPLFQGRYRVDQVITLVDAINGEQTLAQHEEARRQASVADTLVLTKTDLPDAIEKVGKLFSNLKALNPSARILDNQKDQPDASVLFSGDPFDPDTKAPNVRQWLNTDGFHEHDHSHHDHGHDHDHGHSHHHHHHDTNRHGDSIRSFAIEKDVTMSGAALEMAVNLLASAHGPKLLRMKGIVPVSDHPDKPVVLHGVQNVFHPPRILDKWPDDDRRLKLVFIVDGLDEAFVRELFDAFSDTVQIDRPDAQALTDNPLAVPGKTF
- the fdxA gene encoding ferredoxin FdxA, which codes for MTYVVIDNCIRCKYTDCVDVCPVDCFYEGENMLVIHPDECIDCGVCEPECPAEAIKPDTEPDLDKWLTINAEYAEKWPNLTARRDPMPEAEKHDGEAGKLEKYFSEKPGEGD
- a CDS encoding sulfurtransferase TusA family protein; protein product: MSKETDDFAERPVARVLDTRGVQCPLPVLKARKALKEIEAGQVLSVLATDPMAAIDIPHFCNEAGHDFLGQICVDDTVTDYRLAKG